The sequence below is a genomic window from Aerosakkonema funiforme FACHB-1375.
GAGAAGTAAAAAAATCGGATTGCCCAACTGCCGCTTGCCAACAAACCATACACTACCTCTGGTTTTAATTTAGCTATTTTACCTAAACTGATGAAGTCTGACTTTACTTTTTTCTCCAAATCTTCAATTTTGGTTATTTCTGACATTTTTGTTGGCAAAACGGGAAACTGGGCAGTATAGGAATAGAACCCAAAGAATCCACCTGCATTAACTTTTTTCTGCAAAAATGAGTTGGTTATTTCTTCAGCTTTGGCAAAGGAAATATTTTCGCGATCGGCAAAATCTTCAACCCAATAATTGTATTTGACAAAAGCACTGGTACTGAAAAGAATGGGAACTAATATGATGAGCAATACAGCGCTAGTTTTGGTTTGGGCGTACTTAGGCAACAAAGCGCTTGCCATACCAAACCCCATTCCCAATAAGGCAAAAACGATGATATTAACAAACTCCCCTATATCTAGAATTGCAAATAAATCGCCAATGATTAAAATTTTATATATAAGTTCTTCGCAGATGATACTAGCTGCAATTTTGCCAATCACTACGATAAAAATGAGATTGAGAACAATAATGATATATAAGATAGTTTGCGCCAGCAGCTTGAGAAACTTCATTGCATTAATAGGGGATTAAATGTTAGTTTGACTCTCCAGCAACAGATTTGCTGAGTTCCTTTTTTGCAGCTTGGGTGATGTGTTCGATCGCCTCTAAATCGGGAGCCGAGTTTGGGCTATCTATACTCAGCCATAAAAGATACTCTATATTACCGGCAGGGCCGACGATCGGCGACCAGGTTAAACCGCGAAATTTCCAGCCAATCTGTTGGGCGGCTGTGCATACTTGCGCGATCGCACTTGCTTGGTCGCCAGTATCGCGCACGACGCCTTTTTTGCCAACCCGTTCTCGCCCTACCTCAAACTGCGGTTTAACAAGCAATATTGTCTCACGCGGAACCTGAAGCAGCTGCCATAACGCAGGCAAAATTTTTGTTAAGGAAATGAACGAAACATCCACCACACCCAAATCCGCCAGCTCGGCTGCTTCGTACAAGTCATCTGCTGTGAGATACCGCAGGTTAGTGCGTTCCCGCAAAATCACTCGCGGATCGTTCCGCAGACCCCAATCTACTTGACCGTAACCCACATCAACGCCGTAAATTAGTTTCGCCCCAGCTTGCAACAGGCAGTCGGTAAAGCCCCCAGTAGAGATGCCCCCATCCAAGCAAATGCGCCCTTCCACAGAGATATCAAAAAATTTTAGCGCTTTGGCGAGTTTTTCGCCGCCTCTGGAAACGTAAGGCGATCGCTCTTTGATCTGGATCTGCGCCGATTGTTCCACTTCTGTGCCCGGTTTGTCAATCACCTGCCGATTTACCAGCACTTCCCCCGCCCGAATCAGCCGCTGGGCCAACTGTCGGGAAGAGCATAAATCGAGTTCGACTAACAAGGTGTCTAGGCGTTTTTTTGTCATGACTTCATCAAATTGTAGAGATTTATGCAGTTAATACACATAAAGCTAGCTAAAACTGTCGCATATGTAACAATTATCTTAGATACCTGAGAAGCAACTGCTTTGTTTTCTGCATTTATTTTCTCGATAGGAAGCCAACTATGCTAGAAACTAAATTAACGACCTGCGCCACTTTACTGTACCAATGGCTTTTGCCGCGAGCTACCGATGCTGGTAAGCTGAAAGTAGACTTACAAGATTTTCGAGCGTGGACGGCGGAGTACCGGGAAAAACCGTTTAGCGATCGCGAAATTCTCGACGCACTCAGACAGTTAAAGGAACTTCAGCTAATAACCGTCAGCAGAACA
It includes:
- a CDS encoding TlyA family RNA methyltransferase, which translates into the protein MTKKRLDTLLVELDLCSSRQLAQRLIRAGEVLVNRQVIDKPGTEVEQSAQIQIKERSPYVSRGGEKLAKALKFFDISVEGRICLDGGISTGGFTDCLLQAGAKLIYGVDVGYGQVDWGLRNDPRVILRERTNLRYLTADDLYEAAELADLGVVDVSFISLTKILPALWQLLQVPRETILLVKPQFEVGRERVGKKGVVRDTGDQASAIAQVCTAAQQIGWKFRGLTWSPIVGPAGNIEYLLWLSIDSPNSAPDLEAIEHITQAAKKELSKSVAGESN